One window of the Leptotrichia massiliensis genome contains the following:
- a CDS encoding carbonic anhydrase, translating into MFCTLVCCMDGRFIHILNEYIRGNYRYTFVDTITDAGAVNKIVNDEDYLKSIEDKVVLISVNKHKSDHIFVAGHSDCAGCPTDDETQKGYIRQAAEKMHNDLPHEAVTGLFVHENGEIEILVDYDIDDIN; encoded by the coding sequence ATGTTTTGTACTTTAGTATGCTGTATGGATGGAAGATTTATTCATATTTTAAATGAATACATTAGAGGTAATTACAGATACACTTTTGTGGATACTATTACTGATGCGGGTGCTGTAAATAAAATAGTTAATGATGAGGATTATTTAAAGAGCATAGAAGATAAGGTGGTTTTAATTTCGGTTAATAAACATAAATCTGATCATATTTTTGTGGCAGGGCATAGCGACTGTGCTGGTTGTCCTACTGATGATGAAACACAAAAAGGTTATATTCGGCAAGCTGCTGAGAAAATGCACAACGATTTACCCCATGAGGCTGTTACTGGGCTTTTTGTCCATGAAAATGGAGAAATTGAAATTTTAGTTGATTACGACATTGATGATATTAATTAA
- a CDS encoding M48 family metallopeptidase gives MKTEKILGYEVHRKKVKNINLRIKPNMEIYISVPMNLHRDYIENFIRSKEGWIKSVLKKVEDVKEKQKGFEYKTGEIHKFLGKEYNLTVKTGSFNGVNLVNNEKNPNIILTVNENILENTDEKKKIMEKWYFENAKKLFPQFMEKWLKILDEHVEKVAIKPMKTRWGSCNYVKKYINLNTELIKRTPFEIEYVVLHELTHLKYPNHGKGFYNYVERYMPNYKIAEKMLNAKHYY, from the coding sequence ATGAAAACAGAAAAAATTTTAGGTTATGAAGTTCACAGAAAAAAAGTAAAAAATATAAATTTACGGATAAAGCCCAATATGGAAATCTATATTTCTGTACCAATGAATTTACATCGTGATTACATCGAAAATTTTATCCGTTCTAAAGAAGGCTGGATAAAAAGTGTTTTGAAAAAAGTTGAAGATGTGAAGGAAAAACAGAAGGGATTTGAGTACAAAACTGGCGAAATTCATAAATTTTTGGGAAAAGAATACAATTTAACTGTGAAAACTGGGAGTTTTAATGGCGTGAATTTAGTAAATAATGAAAAAAATCCGAATATAATTTTAACAGTTAATGAAAACATTTTGGAAAATACTGACGAAAAGAAAAAAATTATGGAAAAATGGTATTTTGAAAATGCAAAAAAGTTATTTCCGCAATTTATGGAAAAATGGCTGAAAATATTGGATGAGCATGTGGAAAAAGTCGCAATAAAGCCTATGAAGACTAGATGGGGCTCGTGCAATTATGTAAAAAAATATATAAATCTTAATACGGAGCTTATAAAAAGAACTCCTTTTGAGATAGAATATGTGGTTTTACATGAATTGACACATTTAAAGTATCCAAATCATGGAAAAGGTTTTTACAATTATGTCGAACGATATATGCCAAATTATAAGATTGCTGAAAAAATGCTAAATGCTAAACATTATTATTAA
- a CDS encoding NUDIX domain-containing protein — MQFNLDDDVKFILEQLNRNGKGFLVGGAVRDKILNKDPGDYDFATDIEYSELKRIFAGYNPKEMGAHFGILMINVNGKSYEIAKFRKETGVYNSRYPKEIKFVKTIEEDLARRDFTINSIAYSEQTGIVDLYGGRQDIRRKVIRFVGKPKLRIEEDALRILRAFRFISKLGFNLDKKTAEAIYKKRKFLTKISKERIFDELSKILMGKFAKKAFIEMKKLRVLEMIIPEFYYAYNFDQNNPNHPDDLFNHIIKVIHLCDYDLVTRFAALFHDLGKINVKIIDAKGIFYFYGHEKESALIAEEELKQLKASNDFINSVKKIVKNHMLIYQDVSDKTLKKLIIEMEEKNLKRLFNLFSADLNSKGLRTKKENEEILQNFREKIENIKKQGKIPQFNDLDITGIDLINLKFSNREIGEVKNRLYELVLGDEIENEKEALLKYVVKHYKLNDNFDYENSCGAIVFNENTEKILLVKMHNGNWGFPKGHIEKDETKEETAIREVLEETNVRIKIIPNFEREIKYIPNEKTIKKVTIFMGITQDEEVTIDTFEIEDFKWCTYEEALKLVTYKLQKDVLENARKVFIKSKTG, encoded by the coding sequence ATGCAATTTAATTTGGATGATGATGTAAAATTCATATTGGAACAACTGAATAGAAATGGAAAAGGATTTCTTGTTGGTGGAGCAGTTAGAGATAAAATTCTAAATAAAGATCCTGGCGATTATGATTTTGCAACTGATATAGAATATTCAGAATTGAAAAGAATCTTTGCTGGTTATAACCCAAAAGAAATGGGAGCTCATTTTGGAATTCTTATGATAAATGTTAATGGAAAAAGCTATGAAATAGCAAAATTCCGTAAAGAAACAGGAGTTTACAACAGCAGATACCCAAAAGAAATTAAGTTTGTAAAAACAATTGAAGAAGATTTGGCAAGAAGGGATTTTACGATAAATTCTATTGCTTACAGCGAACAGACTGGAATAGTTGATTTGTATGGGGGAAGGCAGGATATTAGACGGAAAGTGATAAGATTTGTAGGGAAGCCAAAGCTGAGAATAGAAGAAGATGCTCTTAGAATTTTAAGAGCTTTTAGATTTATTTCAAAATTAGGATTTAATTTGGATAAAAAAACAGCTGAAGCCATTTACAAAAAAAGAAAATTTTTGACTAAAATATCTAAAGAAAGAATTTTTGACGAGTTAAGTAAAATTCTTATGGGAAAATTTGCTAAAAAGGCTTTTATAGAAATGAAAAAATTACGGGTTTTAGAAATGATAATTCCCGAATTTTATTATGCTTACAATTTTGATCAGAATAATCCCAATCATCCAGACGACTTGTTTAATCATATTATAAAAGTTATTCATCTTTGTGATTATGATTTGGTAACTAGATTTGCGGCACTTTTTCACGATTTGGGGAAAATAAATGTAAAAATTATTGATGCAAAAGGTATTTTTTATTTTTATGGACATGAAAAGGAAAGTGCATTAATCGCAGAAGAGGAATTAAAACAGCTCAAGGCGTCCAATGATTTTATAAATTCAGTAAAAAAAATTGTAAAAAATCATATGTTAATTTATCAAGATGTTTCAGATAAGACGTTGAAAAAGTTGATTATTGAAATGGAAGAAAAAAATCTAAAAAGACTTTTTAATTTATTTTCTGCAGACTTAAATTCCAAAGGGCTTAGGACAAAAAAAGAAAATGAAGAGATTTTACAAAATTTTCGGGAAAAAATTGAAAATATAAAGAAACAGGGTAAAATACCACAGTTTAATGATTTAGATATAACAGGGATTGATTTGATAAATCTTAAATTTAGTAACCGTGAGATTGGAGAAGTAAAAAATAGATTGTATGAGCTTGTGCTTGGCGATGAAATTGAGAACGAGAAAGAAGCATTATTAAAATATGTTGTCAAGCATTACAAATTGAATGATAACTTTGATTATGAAAATTCGTGCGGCGCAATTGTTTTTAATGAAAATACCGAAAAAATTTTGCTTGTGAAAATGCACAATGGTAACTGGGGCTTTCCAAAAGGACATATCGAAAAGGATGAAACTAAGGAAGAAACAGCAATTCGTGAAGTTCTTGAAGAAACAAATGTAAGAATAAAAATAATTCCTAATTTTGAAAGAGAAATAAAATATATTCCAAATGAGAAAACTATTAAGAAAGTTACGATTTTTATGGGAATTACGCAAGATGAAGAGGTTACCATTGATACTTTTGAAATTGAGGATTTTAAATGGTGTACTTATGAGGAAGCATTAAAGCTGGTTACTTATAAGCTTCAGAAGGATGTGCTGGAAAACGCAAGAAAAGTATTTATAAAGTCGAAGACAGGTTAG